Proteins encoded by one window of Microplitis mediator isolate UGA2020A chromosome 1, iyMicMedi2.1, whole genome shotgun sequence:
- the LOC130671256 gene encoding uncharacterized protein LOC130671256, translating into MFKTKKYKKIWDNLSEKLNNIDLLLTDNNNDDELINLVNNLSKLSQELKSVLLKNNNDKIKLIELFDDFIYETKSRENSKKNLSLNMEEFKNNLKTEFKIIETNESRDLIKKSRDLLSYFDGINDNFELNIYEVRKIETSLIEIIEELKKYLSDLLSPGMREKIYLCATQLIVTFKLLIDLINEQTEIGTQICGTRIYLFNCFSVCLQIIIDTIEGDYSADDEEIDEEENHFIHKMDLALDLVNKMADMKHEMAEPNDKPGDLNLNYCKEKNELIEELWSVLEDIFSHTMAIAQVCSPEQFNLMTGISKTVICEFDNWKREFLKEKRDRALFSLFGNTFMDAMYRLERAVNVAMLQLVMEVFSEPFSALKKLVKICGNSLKKECRRKEDLEKAIEEFDLITDKALQIGLYAAASCGNTTRALRIRNHMASLESLDLELVAAITSFYLEPSSELRSAVKLLTTQWQNEMNNLHKSVDLILDPSAYCQVVLEDLQERVQSISDGFENHQTVTQSQIKIIVYRACALASQITTAIDDIGSNVIDKQTVMTIRELKAAIYETDAASKTLLTPTSTLPQQLRVIKRCELLLSVIKRLQPALEIINSKITSSLMSNSDNSLSNDSKSFIKTPYTVKNYKSTVTIQFDDQDKIDPCDLSCLIPYIERGKTMRSEFSVLYKNNWADDDDFEDCDGEGRGKIFFKSLARRWGGESKRRSRKKIVSKNFDENLLEKNEKKNPEDGLENFEKEFKEKILINDGKEKIKVENFDNNGIEKLKNENFEKGRHEDNFEEKIKDENFDKNYKEKNHENKNLSKNNKEIFTSANNKSKLKLRRNLNNIRLHLFNRDDFSINSINNDSNEEEFKEISLDLTGILENISGISMADSETSNGTKSIGGQDVSSVIDKEMDYCRETRDSGDSNFANDGAGDAGSISGISSIDTPERIKGIKKIDKKIEILQRRVNSK; encoded by the exons atgtttaagacaaagaaatataaaaaaatctgggaTAATTtgtcagaaaaattaaataatattgactTGTTATTAActgacaataataatgatgatgaactaattaatttagtaaataatttaagtaaattatcacaggaattaaaatcagttttattaaaaaataataacgataaaataaaattaattgaattatttgatgattttatttatgaaacaaaatcccgggaaaattcaaaaaaaaatttatcacttaaTATGGaggagtttaaaaataatttaaagacggaatttaaaataattgagacTAATGAGTCTagagatttaattaaaaaatctagagATTTACTGAGTTATTTTGATggaattaatgataattttgagCTCAATATTTACGAAGTCAGAAAAATCGAAACTtctttaattgaaataattgaggaattaaaaaaatatttgagtgATTTATTATCTCCTGgaatgagagaaaaaatttatttatgtgcgACGCAATTAATTGTTacctttaaattactaattgatttaattaatgagcAGACGGAAATTGGGACGCAGATTTGCGGAAcaagaatttatttgtttaattgttttaGCGTTTGTTTGCAgataattattgatacaaTTGAAGGAGATTATTCTGCTGATGATGAGGAAATTGAtgaagaagagaatcattttattcataaaatggACCTGGCTCTGGATTTGGTCAACAAGATGGCGGATATGAAACACGAAATGGCCGAGCCGAATGATAAGCCTggagatttgaatttaaattattgtaaagagaaaaatgaaCTTATTGAAGAATTGTGGAGTGTTTTAGAAGATATATTCAGTCATACGATGGCTATCGCCCAAGTTTGCTCGCCAGAGCAGTTTAATTTGATGACAGGAATCAGCAAAACGGTAATTTGTGAATTTGATAATTGGAAGAGGGagtttttgaaagaaaaaagagACAGGGCATTGTTTAGTTTGTTTGGTAACACTTTTATGGACGCGATGTATAGACTTGAGAGGGCTGTTAATGTCGCGATGCTTCAGTTGGTGATGGAGGTATTCAGCGAACCTTTTAGTGCGCTGAAGAAACTCGTTAAGATTTGCGGGAATAGTTTGAAAAAGGAGTGCAGGAGAAAAGAGGATCTAGAAAAGGCTATTGAGGAGTTTGATTTGATTACTGATAAAGCGCTCCAGATTGGGTTGTATGCTGCTGCTTCCTGTGGAAATACCACTC gcGCTCTAAGAATCCGTAACCACATGGCATCACTCGAGTCCTTGGATCTCGAGCTCGTAGCGGCGATAACTTCTTTTTACCTCGAGCCTTCATCAGAATTACGGTCAGCAGTAAAACTTTTGACAACGCAATGGCAGAATGAAATGAACAATCTCCACAAATCAGTTGACCTGATCCTGGATCCCTCGGCCTACTGCCAAGTGGTTTTAGAAGATTTGCAAGAGCGGGTTCAGTCCATCTCCGATGGCTTTGAGAATCACCAGACAGTAACTCAGtcccaaataaaaataattgtctaCCGGGCTTGCGCCCTCGCTTCTCAAATTACCACCGCCATTGATGACATCGGTAGCAACGTCATCGATAAACAGACGGTAATGACTATTCGCGAGCTCAAAGCCGCGATCTATGAAACTGACGCAGCTTCAAAAACTCTTTTGACCCCCACTTCAACTTTGCCTCAGCAATTGCGAGTAATTAAACGATGCGAGTTACTACTGAGTGTCATAAAACGGCTCCAGCCTGCtcttgaaataataaattctaaaataacgaGCTCTTTGATGAGTAACAGTGACAATTCTTTGAGTAATGATAGCAAGTCATTTATTAAAACTCCTTATactgttaaaaattacaagtctACTGTCACTATTCAATTTGATGATCAAGATAAAATAGATCCTTGTGATTTAAGTTGTTTGATTCCGTATATTGAACGTGGGAAGACCATGAGATCGGAATTTTCTgtgttatataaaaataattgggctgatgatgatgattttgAAGATTGCGATGGTGAGGgaagaggaaaaattttttttaaaagtctggCAAGAAGATGGGGAGGGGAAAGTAAAAGaagaagtcgaaaaaaaattgtatctaaaaattttgatgaaaatttattggaaaaaaatgaaaaaaaaaatccagaagacggcttggaaaattttgaaaaagaatttaaagaaaaaattttaataaacgacggaaaagaaaaaattaaagtagaaaattttgataataatggaattgaaaaattaaaaaatgaaaattttgaaaaaggaAGACACGAAgataattttgaagaaaaaattaaagatgaaaattttgataaaaattataaagaaaaaaatcatgaaaataaaaatttaagtaaaaataataaagaaatttttacctctgcaaataataaatctaaattaaaactaagacgtaatttaaataatataagacttcatttatttaatcgtGATGACTTTTCTATTAATAGTATAAATAATGACAGTAATGAAGAagaatttaaagaaataaGTTTAGACTTGACCGGAATATTAGAAAACATTTCTGGTATTTCAATGGCAGATAGTGAAACAAGTAACGGGACCAAGAGTATTGGAGGTCAAGATGTAAGTTCGGTTATTGATAAAGAAATGGACTATTGTAGAGAGACTAGAGACTCTGGTGACAGCAATTTCGCTAATGATGGTGCTGGTGACGCGGGAAGCATCAGCGGAATCAGTAGCATCGACACACCGGAGAGGATCAAAGGCATCAAGAAAATTGacaagaaaattgaaattttacagCGACGCGTTAACTCGAagtaa
- the LOC130665305 gene encoding neprilysin-2-like — protein MKKLWVNWLLLLISMATAEKSNDTIGNLTGNELNCTTRECVKDNLEFELTMLNNINASVNPCDDFYEFACGNFDNVSDDIVQGTKHTRFLQAMTDMFPKMKNVVIESHSSESFKPFNFLNDYLASCKRLNINNNLSHPGIKKENLDYLKEIIFKFGGWPVVEGDKWNETNDNWTNFIDEATNTDFINHHFYGLRSESADNYTGIFFEPMDLEFSRENIRNHTYIRTISSYRNFMVNVANILGANNKTQAKIELLRSLMFEVELAHVSTKNSSSQSSNDDYLPGFPVKKIIEKWPDIDWVKLLNTQSDLPSNLTNETIIFIGNYDEVTNLENLVKNTPARVRANYAMWKTIQKLIPMVESASLSRLWQDYNKVKNSSYVYEPVKCSKKLEENFPELMIALYGRNYPIDRLAKIHIHQIISFIKQQFFDTLNRTKWLDMKTRDELFKQLKSLKIITGYPDEIMDDRKLEEFFQGLNITQDDFLENVVNQKIFNKKKLFTLNHRPQNSIGFMDNFNELKFFIADAVAKHDTNSIVLGVELLRNLFFSIHRPNYVNLAVLGDKLAHEIGHSIDNSYDFYESTANDSKWSESSKQVYHDIRECIAQQYSNYSRKVTGKEVDGEFYLKENLADNIGVQVAYSAYQDWVKTHGPQPTFSSLPYNSNQLFWLSFANQWCSPKSRLQNWKPTDEHPPDAHRVIIPLFNSPEFSKDFNCPLGSNMNPVKKCIVF, from the exons AT GAAGAAGTTATGGGTGAACTGGCTCTTACTCCTTATTTCAATGGCAACAGCCGAAAAATCAAACGATACAATAGGAAATCTAACTGGcaatgaattaaattgtaCGACTCGCGAATGTGTGAAGGATAATTTAGAATTCG AACTGACTATGTTAAATAACATCAACGCAAGCGTGAATCCTTGTGATGATTTTTATGAATTCGCTTGTGGAAATTTCGACAACGTTTCTGATGATATTGTTCAGGGCACTAAACACACAAGATTTTTACAAGCAATGACAGATATGTTtccgaaaatgaaaaatgtcGTAATAGAAAGCCATTCGTCAGAGTCATTCAAACCGTTCAATTTCCTCAATGATTATTTGGCCTCTTGTAAAAGATTGaacatcaataataatttatccc acCCCGGAATAAAGAAAGAGAATCTGGATTATttgaaagaaattatttttaaatttggtgGTTGGCCAGTGGTAGAAGGCGATAAATGGAACGAAACTAATGACAACTGGACTAATTTTATCGATGAAGCAACGAacactgattttattaatcatcatTTCTATGGATTACGTAGTGAATCAGCAGACAACTATACAGGGATATTT TTTGAGCCTATGGACCTTGAATTTTCAAGGGAAAATATAAGAAATCACACATACATTCGAACGATAAGCTCTTACCGCAATTTTATGGTCAATGTAGCAAATATTTTGGGGGCGAATAATAAGACACAAGCTAAAATAGAACTCTTGAGATCACTGATGTTTGAAGTCGAACTTGCTCATGTAAGCACGAAAAATAGTTCATCACAATCGAGTAATGATGATTATTTGCCTGGATTCCcagtaaagaaaataatagaaaagtGGCCAGACATTGATTGGGTTAAATTGTTAAACACACAATCTGATTTGCCCAGTAATTTAACAAatgaaacaataatttttataggaaattatgATGAGGTAACAAATTTAGAGAATCTAGTAAAAAATACTCCAGCAAGAGTGCGAGCAAATTATGCAATGTGGAAGACGATCCAAAAATTGATTCCAATGGTCGAGTCTGCGTCCTTATCTCGATTGTGGCAAGATTATAATAAAGTTAAGAACTCATCATATGTTTATGAGCCAGTTAAATGTTCTAAGAAACTTGAAGAGAATTTTCCAGAACTCATGATCGCTCTTTACGGGCGAAACTACCCAATTGACAGACTTGCTAAAATTCACATTCATCAGATTATTTCATTCATAAAACAACAATTCTTCGATACTCTGAATAGGACAAAGTGGTTAGATATGAAGACAAGAGATGAACTATTCAAGCAATtaaaatctttgaaaattattactgGCTACCCTGACGAAATTATGGATGATAGAAAATTAGAAGAATTCTTCCAAGGACTCAATATAACTCAAGATGATTTTCTGGAAAATGtagtaaatcaaaaaatatttaataaaaaaaaactttttactttaaatcaTAGACCACAAAACTCAATTGGCTTTATGGACAATTTTAACGAGCTGAAATTCTTTATAGCTGATGCTGTTGCCAAACATGATACGAATTCGATag tcctAGGTGTCGAATTGCTGAGGAATTTGTTCTTCAGTATCCATCGTCCGAATTACGTTAATCTTGCCGTACTCGGCGACAAACTTGCTCACGAAATAGGGCATTCTATTGACAATTCTTACGATTTTTACGAATCCACAGCAAATGATAGCAAATGGAGTGAATCGTCAAAGCAAGTGTATCATGATATACGAGAGTGTATCGCCCAGCAGTACAGCAATTATTCTCGAAAAGTAACTGGAAAAGAA GTGGATGGTGAATTCTATCTTAAAGAAAACCTCGCTGACAATATTGGCGTCCAAGTTGCTTATTCAGCCTATCAAGATTGGGTCAAAACACATGGACCTCAACCAACTTTCTCTAGCTTGCCGTACAACTCGAATCAATTGTTTTGGCTGTCATTCGCTAATCAATGGTGCTCGCCGAAATCAAGATTACAAAACTGGAAACCAACTGATGAGCATCCTCCGGATGCTCATCGTGTTATTATACCACTTTTCAATAGCCCAGAGTTTTCAAAAGATTTCAATTGTCCCTTGGGATCTAACATGAATCCAGTGAAAAAATGTATTGTGTtctga